In the genome of Acidimicrobiia bacterium, one region contains:
- the tsaE gene encoding tRNA (adenosine(37)-N6)-threonylcarbamoyltransferase complex ATPase subunit type 1 TsaE → MIRAECATEADTRALGRRLAGLLRPGDVVLLAGDLGAGKTVFAGGLGEGLGVDDPVVSPTFVLARRYSGLMPMVHVDIYRVGSWAEIEDLDLDTEAGDGVLVVEWGQAAEQSFGEDHLLVSIEVGSEGARIVELVPHGTWIDRPLHEVLS, encoded by the coding sequence ATGATCCGCGCCGAATGCGCCACCGAGGCCGACACCCGGGCACTGGGCCGTCGCCTTGCCGGGCTGTTGCGCCCCGGAGACGTCGTACTCCTCGCCGGCGATCTCGGCGCCGGAAAGACCGTGTTCGCCGGGGGACTGGGAGAGGGGCTGGGCGTGGACGATCCGGTGGTGAGTCCCACCTTCGTCCTGGCACGGCGTTACTCGGGGTTGATGCCGATGGTCCACGTCGACATCTATCGGGTCGGCTCCTGGGCCGAGATCGAGGATCTGGATCTGGACACGGAGGCGGGGGACGGCGTCCTGGTGGTCGAGTGGGGGCAGGCCGCCGAGCAGTCGTTCGGCGAGGATCACCTTCTGGTGAGTATCGAGGTCGGGTCCGAGGGGGCCCGCATCGTGGAACTGGTGCCGCACGGAACATGGATCGATCGCCCTCTCCACGAGGTGCTGTCATGA
- the tsaB gene encoding tRNA (adenosine(37)-N6)-threonylcarbamoyltransferase complex dimerization subunit type 1 TsaB, whose amino-acid sequence MRIVAIETATAASSVALGDASGIVAAARRVDRRGHVGFMVPALEFCFEQAGWLPDEIDAVAVDVGPGLFSGIRAGLATAQALAVAAGVPLFPVTSLDAVALEARTGHRRIWAVVDVRRGEVAAGPYQPVPGGVLRDGVAELCTPEAFRAMLESDPSEGLVVGEWQALPDGTLLGLHAIKTGRPRHPSAASVHEIARGLAARGEAPHPDDVRPLYMREPDVAINWSDYREEGPWR is encoded by the coding sequence ATGAGGATCGTCGCCATCGAGACGGCCACGGCGGCGTCCTCGGTGGCTCTCGGCGATGCTTCCGGCATCGTGGCCGCGGCACGACGGGTCGATCGTCGGGGTCACGTCGGGTTCATGGTGCCGGCACTCGAATTCTGTTTCGAGCAGGCGGGATGGCTGCCCGACGAGATCGATGCCGTCGCCGTCGATGTCGGGCCGGGCCTGTTCTCCGGGATCCGCGCCGGGCTGGCCACCGCCCAGGCGTTGGCGGTGGCTGCCGGCGTCCCCCTGTTCCCGGTGACCTCGCTGGATGCCGTCGCCCTGGAGGCGAGGACCGGTCATCGCCGCATCTGGGCGGTGGTGGACGTTCGCCGCGGCGAGGTGGCGGCCGGCCCCTACCAGCCCGTGCCCGGCGGTGTCCTGCGCGACGGCGTCGCCGAACTGTGCACGCCGGAGGCCTTTCGGGCGATGTTGGAGAGCGACCCGTCCGAGGGGCTGGTCGTCGGCGAGTGGCAGGCACTGCCCGACGGGACCCTGCTCGGCCTGCATGCCATCAAGACCGGCCGGCCACGGCATCCTTCTGCGGCATCGGTCCACGAGATCGCCCGGGGTCTCGCCGCCCGCGGCGAGGCTCCTCACCCCGACGATGTGCGCCCGCTCTACATGCGCGAGCCGGACGTGGCCATCAACTGGTCCGACTACCGGGAGGAGGGGCCATGGCGGTGA
- the rimI gene encoding ribosomal protein S18-alanine N-acetyltransferase — protein sequence MAVTAPVVRPMTAADVAGVTELEAASFPDPWSAAAFFEEIVQPSRLYLVVEDGGRVAGYGGIMIIEEDAHVMTIAVAPEDRRRRLGTRLMLGMVEVALKRGVQSLTLEVRPSNTAARTLYERFGFVEVGTRPGYYRDEDAIIMWVVDAAGPEYRARIDSIRGSA from the coding sequence ATGGCGGTGACCGCCCCGGTGGTACGGCCGATGACCGCCGCCGACGTGGCCGGAGTCACCGAGCTCGAGGCGGCCTCCTTCCCCGACCCGTGGTCGGCGGCTGCGTTCTTCGAGGAGATCGTCCAGCCGAGCAGGCTCTATCTGGTTGTCGAGGACGGGGGCCGGGTCGCCGGCTACGGCGGGATCATGATCATCGAGGAGGACGCCCACGTGATGACGATCGCCGTCGCCCCGGAAGACCGCCGCCGTCGGTTGGGTACCCGGCTGATGCTGGGCATGGTCGAGGTGGCCCTGAAACGCGGCGTGCAGAGCCTGACGCTCGAGGTTCGACCCTCGAACACAGCCGCCCGCACCCTCTACGAGCGTTTCGGGTTCGTCGAGGTGGGCACCCGTCCCGGCTACTACCGGGACGAGGACGCGATCATCATGTGGGTCGTGGACGCCGCCGGCCCCGAGTATCGAGCCCGCATCGACTCCATCCGGGGTTCGGCATGA
- the tsaD gene encoding tRNA (adenosine(37)-N6)-threonylcarbamoyltransferase complex transferase subunit TsaD, with amino-acid sequence MSLTILGLETSCDETAAAVVRDGTVLSNVLSSQVDEHARFGGVVPEVAARAHVEAIRSLTHKALRDAGVHQMDLDAVAATRGPGLAGALMVGFSYGKALAWALGKPFVGIDHMEGHLFAPRLEHDGFQPPAVVLLASGGHSQIVHMRSWGEYEVVGATIDDAAGEAFDKLARFLGLGYPGGPAIDREAEGGDPSSVSFPRAIPDRPTDFSFSGLKTAVVEFVRRRHSEGTLPPMPDLAAAIQEAIVDVLVDKTMNAAEQTGSPAVGGGGGVLANRRLRQRLSDECGRRGLDLFLPSPALCTDNGAMIAAAAAFRLARGETTPHRCEVDPSLRLGG; translated from the coding sequence ATGAGCCTCACCATCCTCGGGCTGGAGACCTCTTGTGACGAGACGGCGGCCGCCGTCGTTCGCGACGGCACGGTCCTCTCCAACGTGCTCTCGTCGCAGGTGGACGAGCACGCCCGGTTCGGCGGCGTGGTGCCCGAGGTGGCGGCCAGGGCGCACGTCGAGGCGATCCGATCCCTCACCCACAAGGCGCTGCGGGACGCCGGGGTGCATCAGATGGACCTCGACGCCGTTGCCGCCACCCGCGGTCCGGGCCTCGCCGGGGCGCTCATGGTCGGGTTCTCCTATGGAAAGGCGCTGGCGTGGGCGCTGGGGAAGCCGTTCGTCGGGATAGACCACATGGAGGGGCATCTGTTCGCTCCCCGCCTGGAGCACGACGGGTTCCAGCCACCGGCGGTGGTGCTGTTGGCCTCGGGCGGGCACAGCCAGATCGTCCACATGCGCTCCTGGGGCGAGTACGAGGTGGTGGGGGCCACCATCGACGACGCCGCCGGCGAGGCGTTCGACAAGCTGGCGAGGTTCCTTGGCCTGGGCTACCCCGGCGGCCCCGCCATCGATCGGGAGGCCGAGGGCGGCGATCCGTCATCGGTGTCCTTCCCCAGGGCGATACCAGACCGACCCACCGATTTCTCCTTCTCCGGTCTCAAGACCGCCGTGGTGGAGTTCGTTCGCAGGCGCCACTCCGAGGGGACGCTGCCCCCGATGCCCGACCTCGCCGCCGCCATCCAGGAGGCGATCGTCGACGTGCTCGTCGACAAGACCATGAACGCCGCCGAGCAGACCGGTTCCCCCGCCGTGGGCGGCGGGGGAGGGGTCCTGGCCAACAGAAGGCTGAGGCAGCGACTCTCGGATGAGTGCGGCCGCCGCGGTCTCGACCTGTTCCTGCCGTCACCGGCGCTGTGCACCGACAACGGGGCGATGATCGCCGCCGCTGCCGCCTTCCGCTTGGCAAGGGGAGAAACGACCCCGCATCGCTGCGAAGTGGATCCTTCGCTGCGGTTGGGTGGCTGA